Proteins encoded in a region of the Stieleria neptunia genome:
- a CDS encoding efflux RND transporter permease subunit — MSLASLAVKYRPIVLSLVLLGMVMGAATYITIPRREDPEFTIRVCVVSTSWPGAPAVTVEELVTDKIEQELTGIEEVKLTRSTTVTGLSTIFVELEDNIAPEKIQNVWDKVRARVDLVPMPSADVRPIVNDEFGDTAVLVLAVHQTPSGGRELIRPQDRYSPRELERFAEDVQDALRLVPGVAEVEMFGAREEAIYIETEMANWAQIELTTARLESLAQERNIIQAGGELDTRAGHYSVNPGGEFNAVEEITQIASTVRTDDGDNSVPLTELGLTIERGYEDPASYICRVGDASGATEAVMLGITMKSGANIIDVCRDCKQRINELIVREQRLPSDVAVTAVSDQSESVTKKIRDVILNVVEAVLIVIAIVYLVVGFRTAFVMAANIPIVVIISIGLIAVFGVQLEQISLAALVISLGLLVDNAVQVCDQARTNQIAGMAPFPAAIDGANTLAIPMLVGTLTTMAAFIPMLFSLEGGGKEYIYSLPVTVSTTLALSWLLAMTFCVILAGVLIRAPEADYPASPVVSWFRKLAAWSPRLRHRHAVESAQPHGETKPTGNHAFNLYTRVARWAVNAKWLTALATAVLVVAILMLPVSSEFFPEAAGTQFAVKIILPETATIDHTDAAARQVESILRKLSREGGAESDRLRAYRTMVGGGGSRWHLGWDPEPQSRSFAEILVRTTSDSVTKAYAQRVRDVAQRGDASLGIAPIVGARVVPVQLALGPPADPLVLRIAGNGFADPAILRNTADRLKRLVAEQPETWDVNDSWGIDGYQIRVNVHQDQAVLAGVTNSQIAKTLTSYYSGLRLTTFREGDHQVPVYFRLRASQRESIAGLQESYVEGDRGKVPLASIASLEPAFELARIERRNMNRTIEVSSRMEPGVTGNDVVSRILKSEELRRLRDSLPVGYSIEPGGAYEESVEAGGQMMMSFAISFLLIILCLIFQYNGWSKPLIILSTLPLALVGAWLGLFLSDKSLGFMPQLGILALFGIVLNTAIIFVEFADILIAQKATEKRNAGSGDGPIQGLSVDEFRGCLIEAGKQRILPIFLTTATTVGGLIPLALSGGPLWEGLAWCMIVGLLLTTLLTLFVVPAFYAILVETFGVRPVVLAEAATEDPQPTQRVF; from the coding sequence CTGTCACTCGCGTCGCTCGCGGTCAAGTATCGCCCGATCGTCCTTTCCCTGGTCCTGCTCGGCATGGTGATGGGGGCTGCCACGTACATCACGATTCCACGCCGCGAAGACCCCGAGTTTACGATTCGCGTCTGTGTCGTGTCGACATCCTGGCCCGGCGCGCCGGCGGTCACGGTGGAAGAACTGGTTACCGACAAAATCGAACAAGAGCTGACCGGCATCGAGGAAGTCAAGCTGACGCGATCGACGACGGTGACGGGCCTGTCGACCATTTTCGTCGAACTGGAAGACAACATCGCACCGGAGAAGATCCAAAACGTGTGGGACAAGGTCCGCGCCCGCGTCGACTTGGTCCCGATGCCGTCTGCTGACGTGCGTCCGATCGTCAATGACGAATTCGGCGATACCGCCGTGCTCGTGTTGGCGGTTCACCAAACCCCTTCGGGCGGCCGCGAACTCATTCGCCCCCAAGATCGGTACTCGCCACGTGAACTCGAACGCTTCGCCGAAGACGTGCAGGATGCGTTGCGATTGGTGCCGGGTGTTGCCGAAGTCGAGATGTTTGGTGCACGAGAGGAAGCGATCTACATCGAGACGGAGATGGCGAATTGGGCACAAATCGAACTGACCACGGCCAGGCTTGAATCGTTGGCTCAGGAACGAAACATCATCCAGGCCGGCGGCGAACTCGACACCCGAGCCGGTCACTACAGCGTCAATCCGGGCGGGGAGTTCAATGCGGTGGAGGAGATCACGCAAATCGCCAGCACCGTCCGCACCGACGACGGGGACAACAGCGTTCCCCTGACGGAGCTCGGGCTGACCATTGAGCGCGGGTACGAGGATCCGGCAAGTTATATCTGTCGCGTCGGCGATGCGTCGGGGGCCACCGAGGCGGTGATGTTGGGGATCACGATGAAATCCGGTGCGAACATCATCGACGTGTGCCGCGATTGCAAACAACGCATCAACGAATTGATCGTACGGGAACAGCGCTTGCCATCGGACGTGGCCGTGACCGCGGTTTCCGATCAATCGGAAAGCGTGACGAAAAAGATCCGGGATGTGATCCTCAACGTGGTCGAAGCGGTGTTGATCGTGATCGCCATCGTCTACCTGGTGGTCGGCTTTCGAACCGCCTTTGTCATGGCCGCCAACATCCCGATCGTCGTGATCATCTCCATCGGTTTGATCGCGGTCTTCGGCGTCCAACTGGAACAGATCTCGCTTGCCGCCTTGGTGATCTCGCTGGGATTGCTCGTGGACAATGCCGTTCAGGTCTGTGACCAAGCCCGGACGAACCAGATCGCCGGCATGGCGCCGTTTCCCGCGGCCATCGACGGCGCCAATACACTGGCCATTCCGATGCTGGTCGGCACCCTGACGACGATGGCGGCGTTCATCCCGATGCTGTTTTCACTCGAAGGCGGCGGCAAAGAATACATCTACAGCCTGCCCGTGACCGTCTCGACCACCCTGGCGCTCAGCTGGTTGCTGGCGATGACCTTTTGCGTGATCCTGGCCGGGGTGTTGATCCGCGCGCCCGAGGCGGATTACCCCGCATCACCGGTCGTGTCGTGGTTTCGAAAACTGGCGGCATGGTCCCCCCGCTTGCGCCACCGCCACGCGGTTGAGTCGGCGCAACCACACGGTGAGACAAAACCAACGGGCAATCACGCCTTCAACCTCTACACCCGCGTCGCCCGCTGGGCCGTCAACGCCAAATGGCTGACCGCCTTGGCCACTGCGGTGCTGGTCGTCGCGATTTTGATGTTGCCGGTCAGTTCCGAGTTCTTTCCCGAAGCCGCCGGAACCCAGTTCGCGGTCAAAATCATCTTGCCGGAAACCGCGACGATCGACCATACCGATGCGGCGGCTCGTCAAGTCGAATCGATCCTTCGAAAACTGAGCCGCGAAGGCGGCGCGGAATCTGACCGACTGAGAGCCTATCGGACGATGGTCGGTGGCGGAGGCTCGCGATGGCATCTGGGCTGGGATCCCGAACCCCAATCACGCTCGTTCGCCGAAATTCTGGTCCGCACCACCAGCGACTCGGTGACGAAAGCCTACGCCCAGCGTGTTCGCGACGTCGCCCAGCGCGGCGACGCATCACTGGGGATCGCCCCCATCGTTGGCGCCCGAGTTGTCCCCGTTCAATTGGCCCTGGGACCGCCGGCTGATCCGCTGGTCCTGCGGATCGCCGGAAACGGTTTTGCCGATCCCGCCATCCTCCGCAACACCGCCGATCGCCTCAAGCGACTCGTCGCCGAACAACCTGAAACCTGGGATGTGAATGATTCCTGGGGCATCGACGGGTACCAGATTCGGGTCAACGTCCACCAGGACCAAGCCGTGCTCGCCGGCGTCACGAATTCGCAGATCGCCAAAACCCTGACGTCCTATTATTCGGGACTGCGTTTGACCACGTTCCGCGAAGGCGACCATCAAGTCCCCGTTTACTTTCGTCTCCGCGCCAGTCAGCGCGAGTCAATCGCCGGACTTCAAGAGTCTTACGTCGAAGGAGATCGCGGCAAGGTCCCGCTGGCATCGATCGCAAGTTTGGAACCCGCGTTCGAACTGGCAAGAATCGAGCGACGCAACATGAACCGCACGATCGAGGTCAGCTCCAGGATGGAGCCGGGGGTGACGGGTAACGACGTCGTTTCGCGTATTTTGAAGTCCGAGGAGCTGCGACGTCTTCGCGACAGTCTGCCGGTCGGCTACTCCATCGAGCCCGGCGGCGCCTATGAAGAAAGCGTCGAAGCGGGCGGGCAGATGATGATGTCCTTTGCGATCTCGTTTTTGCTGATCATCTTGTGCCTGATTTTCCAGTACAACGGCTGGTCGAAACCGTTGATCATTCTCTCCACGCTGCCGTTGGCGTTGGTGGGTGCCTGGCTGGGCTTGTTCCTGTCCGACAAATCATTGGGCTTCATGCCCCAATTGGGAATCCTGGCCCTGTTCGGAATCGTGCTCAACACGGCCATCATCTTCGTCGAATTCGCCGACATCTTGATCGCACAAAAGGCGACGGAGAAGCGGAACGCGGGCAGCGGGGATGGCCCCATCCAGGGTCTGAGCGTCGATGAGTTTCGCGGTTGTCTGATCGAAGCGGGCAAGCAACGCATCTTGCCGATCTTTCTCACCACGGCAACCACCGTCGGCGGCTTGATCCCCCTGGCCCTCAGCGGCGGTCCACTTTGGGAAGGCCTGGCGTGGTGCATGATCGTCGGCCTGCTGCTGACAACCCTCCTGACGCTCTTTGTGGTTCCCGCCTTCTATGCGATCCTGGTCGAAACATTCGGCGTCCGC